GAGGGGGAGGACACGACGTGGAGGGCGGCGAGGACGCTGACGAGGAGCGCGGCCCGGAGACCGACCCCGTCCATGCGCTCGGCGTGGGCGACGAGGATCCCGGCGGCACCCGCGGATCCCGCTCCGATCAGCGCGACCAGCCCGACGACACGGGGCGCCGCGCGGAGCAGGGTGTCCGTGGCGGTGCGCGCTCCGCCGGATGCGTTCCCCGGCGTCCACGTGTCGGATGCGTTGCCGACCTGACCGCTCGCGGGCACCGCCACGGCAGGGTCCCGTAGGGGGAGGTCCTCCGCGCGTGGGGGCAGGAGGCCGACCGCGAGGATGAGGACGACGGCAGCCGAGAGCGTCCAGAGGTCGATGCGCGCGAACGTGGGCGGATCGTTCGCGACCAGCGCGGACACCGCGCGGCCGAAGCCGACGAGCGGGACGACGAGGCCGGACGCGACGGCGGTCGCCAGGAGCAGTGGCCTCGTCGGCGAGGCGGCGTCCGTCCCACGGAGGGCGGTCGCAGCCAGGAGGAGGACGGCTCCGGCGGCACCCCCGAGCACGAGCGCCCGGACGGGCGTCCCCGTCCACGACGCGACGGCGGTGGGCAGGGCGGCGAGGAGGAGGGCACCGAGGACGACGGGCGCCGCGCCGGATGTCCGGGCGGGGACCTGCGTCGCGCCGTGACGGCGCCCGCGGGGGAGCCCCCGCTGGAGGAGCGCCGCGACGGCGAGCAGCACGCCTGCGGGCGGCAGGACGTAGGGCTCCACGGCATCGATGCGTCCGCGGCCGAGCGCGACCCACAACGCCGCGGTGCCGAGGGCGAGGGCGATCCAGCCCGCGTGTCGCCGCGCATGCGAGCCCGGTGCCGAGGATGCGATGAGCACGCCCACCGCCGACAGCAGCAGCGCGACGGGGAGCCCGGGGCCGTCGGAGGCCACGCCGACCGCGACCGTGCCGGCGACGAGCGCGCCCGTCGCCGTGTCGGCGGCATGCCGGACGGCGCCGGCGACCGCACCGGGCGCGCGTCCGGGGACCGTCGCCGGTGCCGGGTTCCTCAGACGATCGGCTGCACCGACCGCAGCCACGAGCACGGCCACGATCGCCGGCACGACCAGCGCTGCGGGGTCGAGCGCCGTGTACCCGCCGCGCCAGGCGAGGAGCGCCACGACCACGGCACCGACGAGCGCCACCGCGGCGGACGCCGCGAGCACGTCTCGATGCGCGGAGCGGAGGACGAGGAGGATCCCAGCACCCGCGACGAGCGCCACGCTCACGACGAGCGGGCGGACGACGCCCTCTCCAGAGCCGACGGATGCCGCCATGACGACGGCCACGAGGACGCTCGTGCCCACCCAGGCCGAGCCCGCGAGCCGCGCGTCCTCGGCGCTGCGGGCGCCGCGGAGGACGAGCGCCCCGAGCCCGACGAGCAGCACGGCCGTGACCGTCAGCTGCACGTCGACGGCCGTCTCGCGCGCGACGGATCCCGCGGAGAGGCGCAGCGCACGCACGCCGCCGACGGCCAGGATCCCGAGGCCCGCGCCGATCACGACGGCTCGCAGCAGCGGACGCACGGGGAACGCGGCGTGCCGCAGCACCGCGGCGCCCCCGAGGGCGAGGGCCGCGCAGATGCCGGTCAGGAGATACGGCCGGAGCACGTCACCGGGACGACCTGCGGCCACGAGCGGCAGGACGGCGGTGAGGATGCCCGCGAGGGTCAGGGCCGTGACGCCGCGGCGGACCCGTGGCCCGACCGTCGGGCCCGTCGCGTCGCCGTCACGATCGACGAGTACCGCGGCGCGGTGCATGAGCCCCGCGATGAGCAGCAGCACACCCGCGATCGGCAGCCAGTACGCCTCCGGCGAGGCCACGCCGCCCGCGAGGAGCCGGGACCACGACGCCGCGATCCCCGTGGCGAACGCTGTCCAGCCCCATGCGCGGCGTGCGCTGCCCGACAGGAGCAGGCCGTCGTGCGCGTACGAGAGGGTGGATGCGGTGCCGGCGAGCGTCAGCAGGGGGATCCACAGGAGCTCGCGGGCCTCGCGCGTGGGGTCGAAGGAGACGGCGACGAGCATCGCCCCCGCCGCCACGGCGGTCGTGCCCGCATCCAGGGCCACGCGGAGCGCCGGGGACGTGTGCCGGTATGCGAGCAGGGCGGCGACCGCGACGACGAGTGCCACGGCGGCGGGCATCACGCCGTGGGGAGTCGCACCACGGTCGACCAGCGGGCCGGCGGTGAGGACGGCGAGCAGCAGCGAAGGCGCGACGAGGGCCGCGGTCGTGAGCCGCCAGCGGCGCAGGGCGGCGCTCCCCGGTGCGCGCGGCACGTCGTCCTGCGCGTCGGCGCGGGGCGCACGCCCGGGCAGGGGGACGCAGCGGGCACCGCCCACGGTCCAGGCCACGAGGCCGGTCACGAGGACCGCCTGCGCCGCGACGGACCAGACCGGCGATCCGGTGAGCGCGCCGCCGACGCGGTCGGCGCCGACGATCGCGACGAGGAGGGCCGCGAGGCACGCGGGGAGCAGGATCGTCGCGAGCAGCGCTCGTCGCCGGACGCCCGGACGCCCGGGGAGCGCACCGGCCACCGAGGCCGCCAGCCCGCTGGTGAGCAGGACGAGCACGATGGGATCGCCGGCCGAGTCAAGCGCGCTCGACAGGGGCGCGGATCCGATGACTCGTGCAGCCGTGAGCGACGGCGCGAGGGCGGCGACCGCGGCGAGGCCGGCGAGGGCGGCGCCGGCGGTGGCGAGGCGCGCGGTGCCCTCCGAGCGCGCGGTCCGGGATCCGGCGACGAGGAGGAGCACGACGGCCGGAGCGACCACCCACCATGTGCTCGTGCTCGCCCAGGACGCGGCCCACGCGAGGGCGCCCGCCGCGAGCGACAGCGCCACGAGCGGGGCGGCGGGGACGACGGCGGGGCCGGGGGCGCGACGCGCGGAGACCCGCCAGGCCAGAGCACCCGCGGAGGCGGCGAGGTACGCGCCGGCCACGACCGCGACGGGACCGAGCGCGGGGATCGCGGCGAGCACGACGGCGGCCCCGGTCCAGGCGAGGAGGCTCCTGCCGGCCCGCACGCGGCGGCCGAGGAGCGCGGCGGCCGCCGCGAGGATCCAGACGAGGACGAGTCCGACGGCCGCCGCGCGGACGTCTCCTGGCAGTTCGGCGACGCCGCTCGTCCGGCCGAGGAGGACCACCGCGTCGTCGAGGGCTCCGTGGTCCCAGGCGGGCAGGCCGACGAGCAGCACGGCCGTGATCCCGCCGATGCCTGCGACCGCGGCGGGCAACCCGGCCAGGACGGTGACGACCAGGGCGGCGACGGCGGCGACCCGGGCCGTCGCGGCGACGACGGGGTCGTGAAGGCGGCGAGCGGCCACGTCCAGCGCGGCCGCGACGACCGCGGCCGCCACGAGCTGCATGCAGAACGTGAGCAGAGCGGGTCCGCCCATGAGGGCGATGACCGGCACGGCGGCCGATGCTCCGACTCCCGCGACGGCGGCGGCGAGGACGCGCAGAGGATCAGCCGATGTCGGCGCGGGGTCGGTCGCGTCGTCAGGAGCCGCGACCAGCTCCACCGATGCCTCGGCGGATGGTGGCACGTCGTCACCGGTCAGGCGCGGATCGGCGTCCCCGTCCGTGACGCGGCCGAGGAGCTCGGCGCGGAAGGCGGGCCGGGTGAGCGCCCAGGCGTGCGCGCCGCTGGCGACGGCCGCGACGAGGAGGGGGAGAGCCGGGACCGCGTCGCGTGCAGCGGCGCTGGCGGCTCCCGCGACGACGGCGGCGGTCGCGGTCGCGACGCCCACGACCCGGAGCACGCGACGCTCGAGCGCGTCCGGGAGGGCGGCCGCGCGCGACCGGGGCGCGGCGTGGACGAGGGCGACGGCCGAGGCGGCTGCCAGCGCGAGCGCGACGCGGGTGCCGGCGTCGGCTGTCGGCACGGCGCCGACCAGGAGGCCGGCGGCGACCGTCAGCCCCGCCCAGCCGGCGATGCCCGGCGCGCGGATGCGGAGCAGGGGCGCGAGCACGAGGAGCGACGCCGACACGACGAGCGTCCCGACGCCGAAGTGGACGAACGGGTCGTTCGACGCGGCTCCGGCCAGGTCGTAGGACCGCACGGCCCAGACATCGAGGTGCAGCAGCACGATCCCGACCACGCCCACGGCCTCCGCGGTGCCGGGCAGTCGCCGCCGGGCGAGGACCGCCGCCGCCGCGAGCGCGGCCACCGTGACGGCCGCGGTGATCGCCGCCCGGACGACCAGCCCGTAGGTCACGAACGCGTAGACCACGTAGAACACCGCCGCCACCGAGAGCAGCACGACGCCGATGGCGAGCAGCACTGCCGGGACGCTGATGCGACGCCGGGGTGCCGTGGGCGCTGCGGAGACAGGGGCGTGGACCTGGACCGGCGTCCGCTGCAGCCGTCGCGCGTCTGCTTCGGGAGCGGGGCCGGTCGGCGCGAGGATCGCGGGAGCGGTGTCCGACGACGCCCCGGCGGCGGGCAGCGCCGCTGCCCGCCGCGGATCGGGGATCGCGGTCGCGGAGGGCTCTGAAACGCGGGTCGCGGAGGGCTCAGGGACGCGGGCCGCGGCGGACGCGACGACCACGGCTTGACGGCGACGCACCGCCTCCTGGCTCCAGCGCCGCATG
This genomic interval from Clavibacter michiganensis contains the following:
- a CDS encoding SCO7613 C-terminal domain-containing membrane protein; translation: MVEDDARGSRFPAQPWVASPDDLLRTDLCPACLAPLGALVCGRCGLDVRAPGAAAVLEASHRVVEAIAERERLVGAMRRWSQEAVRRRQAVVVASAAARVPEPSATRVSEPSATAIPDPRRAAALPAAGASSDTAPAILAPTGPAPEADARRLQRTPVQVHAPVSAAPTAPRRRISVPAVLLAIGVVLLSVAAVFYVVYAFVTYGLVVRAAITAAVTVAALAAAAVLARRRLPGTAEAVGVVGIVLLHLDVWAVRSYDLAGAASNDPFVHFGVGTLVVSASLLVLAPLLRIRAPGIAGWAGLTVAAGLLVGAVPTADAGTRVALALAAASAVALVHAAPRSRAAALPDALERRVLRVVGVATATAAVVAGAASAAARDAVPALPLLVAAVASGAHAWALTRPAFRAELLGRVTDGDADPRLTGDDVPPSAEASVELVAAPDDATDPAPTSADPLRVLAAAVAGVGASAAVPVIALMGGPALLTFCMQLVAAAVVAAALDVAARRLHDPVVAATARVAAVAALVVTVLAGLPAAVAGIGGITAVLLVGLPAWDHGALDDAVVLLGRTSGVAELPGDVRAAAVGLVLVWILAAAAALLGRRVRAGRSLLAWTGAAVVLAAIPALGPVAVVAGAYLAASAGALAWRVSARRAPGPAVVPAAPLVALSLAAGALAWAASWASTSTWWVVAPAVVLLLVAGSRTARSEGTARLATAGAALAGLAAVAALAPSLTAARVIGSAPLSSALDSAGDPIVLVLLTSGLAASVAGALPGRPGVRRRALLATILLPACLAALLVAIVGADRVGGALTGSPVWSVAAQAVLVTGLVAWTVGGARCVPLPGRAPRADAQDDVPRAPGSAALRRWRLTTAALVAPSLLLAVLTAGPLVDRGATPHGVMPAAVALVVAVAALLAYRHTSPALRVALDAGTTAVAAGAMLVAVSFDPTREARELLWIPLLTLAGTASTLSYAHDGLLLSGSARRAWGWTAFATGIAASWSRLLAGGVASPEAYWLPIAGVLLLIAGLMHRAAVLVDRDGDATGPTVGPRVRRGVTALTLAGILTAVLPLVAAGRPGDVLRPYLLTGICAALALGGAAVLRHAAFPVRPLLRAVVIGAGLGILAVGGVRALRLSAGSVARETAVDVQLTVTAVLLVGLGALVLRGARSAEDARLAGSAWVGTSVLVAVVMAASVGSGEGVVRPLVVSVALVAGAGILLVLRSAHRDVLAASAAVALVGAVVVALLAWRGGYTALDPAALVVPAIVAVLVAAVGAADRLRNPAPATVPGRAPGAVAGAVRHAADTATGALVAGTVAVGVASDGPGLPVALLLSAVGVLIASSAPGSHARRHAGWIALALGTAALWVALGRGRIDAVEPYVLPPAGVLLAVAALLQRGLPRGRRHGATQVPARTSGAAPVVLGALLLAALPTAVASWTGTPVRALVLGGAAGAVLLLAATALRGTDAASPTRPLLLATAVASGLVVPLVGFGRAVSALVANDPPTFARIDLWTLSAAVVLILAVGLLPPRAEDLPLRDPAVAVPASGQVGNASDTWTPGNASGGARTATDTLLRAAPRVVGLVALIGAGSAGAAGILVAHAERMDGVGLRAALLVSVLAALHVVSSPSGLTTTGAGTDEAGQRAASHPSGDRVLALAGLVVGGLVAAILVVAGAADPVETVTVPIAVALLVVGARRLIRDATAGSTQHLSPGLLVLLVPPLLADLGPSPAWRIVGLGVLALATLLTGARLRLRAPFLIGAGVLLVHAVAQLWPWIREASTTVPWWAWAGIGGVVLIAVAARYERRIRDVKGVAARVSALR